CAGTATTTATATTCTTAATGATTATACAGATATTGAAGCTGATAAAAAACATCCCGAAAAGAAATACCGTCCCCTGGCAAGTGGTGCAATCGCAAAACATAACGCATTATTTATCGTAGGATTTTTAATTCTCGCAGTCACAGGATTACTTTTTTTTGGAGCGTTTTTCCTTAAAATCAACATTTGGAAGTTCGGCGTCATTATCATTTTTTATTTTTTAATGAATCTTGCGTACACATCCCGGCTGAAGCATGTTGCGATTATTGATGTAACGATCGTTTCAATGGGATTCGTATTAAGGGTTTTAGCCGGCGGTTATGCAACCGGAATTCCTATTTCGCAATGGGCGATACTTCTGACGTTTGTGCTGGCTTTGGTTTTAGCATTAGGAAAAAGGCGTGGCGAACTGATTAATGCACAAATCTCAGGAAAAACAAGACGGGCGCTGGACGGCTACAATGTGCAGTTTGCGGACATAGCGCTTTCAATTTCGGTTACACTGGCCATTGTAAGTTATTTGATGTTTACTGTAACTCCTGAAGTTCAGGAACGCTTCGGAATTAGAATATTTTACACGGTGATTTTTGTTGTTTTCGCTTTTCTGCGTTATCTTCAGCAAACACTGGTTTATAACCGAACGGAATCCCCAACCAAAATCGTTTACAGAGACCGATATATCCAGATTACGATTGTGCTGTGGGCTGTATCGTTCATGCTGTTGATTTATCACAAATATTTGATGGGATAAAAATGAAGGCAAATTTTACACAAAAGGTGACAAATTGGGGAAACTACCCAATTGTGGAAAAAGAAGTTAAATCCGAAGATTCTCTGCAAAAAATAAGAGAATTTATTTTAAAAAACAATGAAATTATCGCCCGCGGCAATGGCCGGTGTTATGGTGATGCTGCTCTGGCCGAGCACATATTTTCCACCAGGAGGTTAAATAAATTCATCAGTTTCGACCGGCTTAATGGTATCATCGAATGTGAATCGGGTGTCCTGCTCTCCGAAATCTTAGAAGTCATCGTACCGCAGGGATATTTTCTCTATGTTACTCCCGGGACAAAATTTATTACCGTTGGTGGCGCTATAGCATCGGATGTTCACGGTAAGAACCATCATTCGGAAGGTTGTTTTTCTGCTTGGGTTACAGAATTTTCCATTATGAATGAAAAAGGCACTGTGCTGACTTGTTCGCGCACTGAAAATGCAGAATTGTTTTGGTCTACTGTCGGAGGAATGGGCCTTACGGGAATCATCCTGTCAGCCAAACTGAAGCTAAAAAATATTGAAACAGCTTACATAAAGCAGGAAAGCATCAAAGCTGAAAATCTTGATGAAATTTTTAAATTATTCGAAGAAAGCGAAGACTGGACTTACAATGTCGCGTGGATTGACTGTTTGCAGAAAGGTAAAAACATTGGCCGCTCAATACTTATGCGCGGGGAACATGCCTTGAAAGCAGAACTTCCGACAAATCTCCGCGAAAATCCCTTAAGATTAAAGCAGAGGTTTATACCAACCATTCCGTTCTATTTACCGGCATTTGTCCTCAATGCCTTTGCCGTAAAGCTTTTTAACCTACTGTACTTCCAGAAACAGCGTAAAAAAGAAATGCACAGTTTTGTAGATTATGAAACGTTTTTTTATCCGCTGGACATTGTAAGCGACTGGAATAAAATCTACGGAAAGGCTGGTTTTATACAGTATCAGATGGTAATTCCAAAAGAAAAGGGAAAAGAAGGGTTAAAGAAAATCCTCAATGTTATTGCAAATAGTGGAAACGGCTCATTCCTTGCGGTGCTGAAGCTTTTCGGTAAAAATAATCCGGAGGCTTACAATTCTTTCCCATTGGAAGGTTATACTTTAGCGCTTGATTTTAAAATGAATAACCGGCTGAAGAAACTTGTCAGCGAGCTCGACGCCATTGTGGAAGAATTTGGGGGCAGAATATACCTTACTAAGGACAGCATGAGCAGGCCCTCCCTCACAAATTACTTACAAAACGTGAAGAATCCGAAATTTGTCTCCCTTCAACAAAAAAGAATAATTCACAATAACTAACTTAAAAAATGATCGTACTTGGCAGTAATTCAGATGTAGCGCAGGCTTTTGTAGAAAAAGTATTGGGTGAGGGGGAGAAATTTCCAAAAATATATCTTTTCACATCAAATACAGAGACAACCCAAAAATTTGCAAAACATCTGGAAGTGAAGTATCTGCAGAACAGTGAAATTGTCTTTCTGGATCTGATGCAGGAGGTTAATTACAGTAACTTCGATCATATTTCCTCGCCGCTTCTGTTCTGTGCAGCGGGATATCTGGGTGAAGGCACTGATGAAGGGTTATACAATCTTAAAAATACAGAAAGAATCATCGATATAAATTATGCAAAACTGGTTCCGGTGCTGAATTATTTTGTCCATAAAATGGAATCCAGGAGGGGCGGAACCATTATCGCACTGTCATCTGTAGCTGGTGACAGAGGTCGGCAGAGCAATTTTATCTACGGATCTGCAAAAGCAGGGTTTACGGCCTATTTGAGCGGTTTACGCAATTATCTTTTCGATAAAAAAGTTCATGTTCTGACGGTGAAACCCGGATTTATGGCAACCAAAATGACCGAAGGGCTGCCGCTGAATCCTAAACTCACAGCCACCCCCAAGCAGGCGGCAGGAAGTATTTACAAAGCCTATAAAAAAAGAAAAAATGTGGCTTACGTTTTACCAGTATGGTGGCTCATTATGCTGATCATTAAACATATTCCCGAGTTTATATTTAAAAAACTTAAACTTTAAAATCATAATGCGGAATACCTTTTTCGCTCATTCTAAATGAAAAAACTGTATTGCTTCGATTTTGACGGAACACTTACTTACAGGGATACGATGTTTTTGTACCTGAAATCTTATGATAAAAAGAAATTTTACCGGCAGTTTGTAAAACATACGCCGCTGTTCATTTTATTAAAATTAGGTTTAATTGAGGCTGAAAAAGTAAAGAGAAGTTTTATATCGGGAGTTTTAAAGGGCGAAAAAAAAGAGAAATTAGAACTGAAGGCGCAGAAGTTTTTCGAAGAACATTATCCTCAAATCATAAGAAAAAATGCCCTGGATTTTATCGAAAACATGGACCGGGAGAATACAGAGTCGTTGATCGTAACAGCGTCTGTGGATTTATGGGTAAAACCTTTTGCAGATAAATTTCAGATTAAGCTGCTTGCCACCGAAGCGGAATTTCTTAACGGAATTTTCACGGGAAATTTTGCCACAAAAAACTGTAATGGCCGGGAGAAAGTAAACCGGATCAAAAAAGAAATCGAAAATGAAAAGTTTGATAAAATAATAGCTTTCGGGGACACCTCAGGCGACAGAGAAATGCTGGCATTTGCAGACGAAAGTCATTTTAAATTTTTTCACTAAATTTAACGCTGTTAAAATTACAACCGGTTATTGAAATCGGTTTTTTTTAATTCAAAATCTAATTTTAAGCTAAAAAGTAAAACTCTAAACTAAAAATGAATACCAAAGTTTATCTGGATAATGCCGCAACCACGCCGGTGGAAGAGGAGGTCATCAATGCAATGGTAGAAGCGATGAGGTTGAATTACGGAAATCCATCCTCCACGCACAGCGCAGGACAGGAAGCAAAAGCCCTGATAGAAGGCGTACGGAGAAATGTTGCCAGGTATCTGAATGTGCAGCCGGGGGAAATTATCTTCACTTCATGCGGAACCGAATCGAATAACCTGATTATCAAATCTTGTGTCACACATCTTGGCGTGGAAAGAATTATTTCCTCGCCGCTTGAGCACAAATGCGTTGCAGAAGCCGTTCGGGATGCTAAAGTAAGAAAAGGCTGCGAGGTTGTTTATCTGCGTCCTGATCATAATGGTGACATCAGTTTACAACAACTTGAAGAAGCTTTGCAAGCCTCGGACAAGAAAACTTTGGTATCACTGATGCACGCTAACAACGAAATTGGTAATATACTGGATATAGAAAAAGTGGGTGAAATTTGTAAAAAGTACGGTGCCTATTTCCATTCGGATACGGTGCAGACCATAGGACATTTGGATCTTGACTTTTCAAAAATTAATATTGATTTCGCTTCATGCAGCGCCCATAAATTCCACGGTCCCAAAGGTGTAGGTTTTGCGTACATCCGCAAGACATCGCGCATCAAACCGGTGATTTTAGGCGGTGCACAGGAAAGGGAACTGAGGGCCGGAACTGAAAATGTTTCCGGAATTGTGGGCTTGGGTAAAGCACTGGACCTTTGCATGACCAATCTTGACCGTTATGCAAATCATATGAAAGAAATCAAATCTTACACAGCCCAGAAACTTAGAGAAACTATTCCGGGAATAAAATTCAACGGTCACTCGGAAGATTTGGAGAAGAGCCTTTATACTGTTTTAAGCGCGCTCCTGCCATTCAAAAATCCTTTGATCGGGCTTCAGCTGGATATGAAAGGTATCGCGATTTCTCAGGGAAGTGCCTGTTCATCGGGCGCCGCAAAACCCTCTATGGTAATGATGATGATTTTGCAAGATGATGAGCTGGAGAATACCACGCCGCTCAGAATTTCTTTCAGCCACCACACCACAAAAGCTGATATTGACTATTTTGTTGAAGCATTGCAAGAAATTTATCAGACATCCGCTATAGAAAAAACAAATGTGTAGGATAGACACTTCACGAGTCTTAATGGTATCAGAATTGTTACTTTTGTAAAAAGATTTTAATTAAAACAACATAAAAATTATGGCATTAGAAATTACAGACAACACGTTTAAAGAGCTGGTTTTAGATTCAGATAAGCCGGTATTGGTAGATTTTTGGGCAGTTTGGTGCGGGCCGTGCAGAATGGTAGGGCCAATCGTAGAAGAGCTGGCTAACGATTTTGAAGGAAAGGCAGTAGTAGGAAAGGTAGATGTGGACAATAATCAGCAGGTTTCTGTAGATTACGGAATCAGAAATATCCCTACTTTATTGATCTTCAAGAATGGTGAAGTTGTGGATAAAGTGGTGGGTGTAGCGCCGAAAGAGGTGCTTGCCGAGAAGCTTTCAGCGCACTTATAAAAAATAAAAATATTGAAAATGAATGCTTTCCCATTAGGAAGGCATTTTTTTTACAAATTAATTTGCAAAGTTCTATAAAAGTTGTATTTTTGCACTCACCAAAAAGAAAGAGCTCTTTTGATTTGATGAGATCCGGTAGTTCAGCTGGTTAGAATGCCGCCCTGTCACGGCGGAGGTCGCGGGTTCGAGTCCCGTCCGGATCGCAATTATTACAACAAAGTAATACAAAATGCAGTAAAATAGAGGTTTTACTGCATTTTTTGTTTTATGCCGTTATCAAAAAGAGTCAAATTTTCACAATCTGTCAGTGACCTATTCAGTGACCTGTTAGAAAGGTCAGAAATAGGTCACTGAAAATTCTGAAAACAACCTGTACAAGGCTTATTCAAGGATTGAATATCTTGTGAGTAGGTTTGTTTAAGATTAGTTTTAAACTCTTTTAAAGGCATAAAAAATGAATCAATCTTTCAACCTGCTTTTCTATGTCCGAAAAGCGAAGACCAATTCAAAAGGCGAAGCGCCAATTTATCTTCGAATGACCATTGATGGAATCGTTTCCGAAATAAGCACGAAAAGGAACATAAATCCTTCTTTGTGGAATTCTGTGGGACAAAAGGTGAATGGCAACTCAGAAGCGGTAAAATCGCTTAATTTCTACCTTAAAACTTTTGAACAACGTATTTATGACACCTATCACGAGTTGATGAAGGACAAAGGTCACATTACCTGCGAACTATTAAAAAATAAACTACTCGGAAAAGAGGTCAGAAGAAGAATGCTTATCCTCATTTTTCAAGACCATAACGATAAAATGGAGAAATTGGTAGGGAAGGAATATGCGAAAGGTACGCTAGGAAGATATCAGACCTGTATGAGCCACACCAAAGAATTTCTAAAATGGAAATTTAAAGTTTCGGACATAGATATCAAGAAGATTGATTACGCTTTTCTCAATGATTTTGAATTCTATCTAAGAACCGAAAAATCCTGCAACAACAATTCTGCGGTTAAGTATCTAAAAAACTTCGGGAAAATCATCAGGATTTGCTTGGCGAATGGTTGGTTAGATAAAGATCCCTATTTGAATTATCAATCCAAATTCAACGAGGTAACTCGAGTATTTTTAAATGAAGATGAACTTGAAAACCTTAGCACAAAAGATTTCAAAAACGAAAGACTTTCTTTGGTTCGGGATATTTTCCTTTTCAGTTGTTATACAGGACTTGCTTATATTGATACCCAAAAACTCACGCATCAAAATATCAATCTTGGTTTGGACGGTAACAAATGGATTTTCACGAAACGCCAAAAAACAAAAACCACTTCCAATATTCCATTACTTCCACAGGCGGAAAGTATTTTAGAAAAGTACAAGGATAACAAAACCTGCCTCAATTCGGGGAAACTGCTTCCTGTTTTGAGTAATCAAAAGATGAATGCCTATTTGAAGGAGATTGCAGATTTATGTGGAATTGAAAAGGAATTAACCTATCATATTGCACGACACACTTTTGCAACGACGGTTACTTTGTCAAACGGTGTTTCCATAGAAAGCGTAAGCAAAATGCTTGGACATAAAAGCATTAAAACTACACAACATTATGCGAAGATTTTGGATTCTAAAGTAAGCCAAGATATGGGAAATCTAAAACTTATTCTACAGCAAAAACAAGAAACTAAAAAAAAAGAAATCAAAAAACTCGGCACATAGCCGAGTTTTCTGAGAAAAATATGAATGTAAAATTAAAAAGTTGCCGCAGGCGCAGTAGAGTTTTCCAATTTCTTTTGAATCTGCAGTTTTTTACCGCTTGAAAAATCATAACTCAATCCGAGAACAAACATATTTTTGTTGTTGAAGATTTGGGTGTGTGTTGAATAATTCACTAAACTTTCAGGCAAACTTTTAGTTTTGTATTCCGATGGCATTCCCATCCAATACAATCCTGTTTTAAAAGTCCATTCTTTTAGTTTATAACTTGCAAACAAGTGACTTGCGTTTTCTGTTGTTGATAGAAAAGCTCCATTAAGCATAAAAACAGGGAAATTAAACTGATATTGAAGTGAAAAATTTTTGTATTCAGAAGAAATGTTAAAATTATTTCTCACGCAAAAACTTTGCATTTGGGTTTGATCGTCTTTTTTAACCTTTATGGATATTGGCATCAAGAAGGTTTTTAAAACTAATAGATTGTTGCCAAAAGGCTTGATAGAACCCGATAATTGCATTCCTAAATTTCTAACAATTCTGAATTGACATAGGTTAGCCCAAAACCATTATCTGTTTTTATATAAAATTGGCTGAAAGAATTAGGCAGGTAATTATGAAAAACTACCACATTCATATCAAAATATTTATTATTCAAACGATATTGAAGGCTGTTATAAAACAAACTGTATGGTTTTAGCAATGGGTTCCCAAACTGAGTAATATTAGGAACAACCTGAACAATATTGCTACTCAAGGCTTGACTTGAAGGACTTCTAAGTGTATAATCGCTGCTAAACCTGATGCTTTGATTTTTGTTTATTTGATATCCTAGTACTATTTTAGGAGTTGGCGACCAATTATTTGTAACTGTTTCTGCGCTTTTATTGTGAATATTCGTTAAACCCAAACCAAGTCTGTAAGTGAATTTATCTTTCTTCCCTGAATATTCGGTGTAAAGATATTGTTGAAGATAATTTACGGTGTAATTTGAATTTCCCGCCAAATTCTGCAAATCGTTCGAAATGGAATTATTGGAAATTCTATATCCCGAATTCAGTTTTCCTTTTTTAAAACTGTGGGAGTGTGCTACTTCTGCCACAATTCCATTTTGTTTCGCTTTCAAAATCATATCGTTGTTGAAAACATCTTGATTGGAATTTAAAATCCATTCTCTGTCAAATTGTGTGGAATTGGTGTCGTAATGCGAACCAACTAAATTCAAACTCAATTCATCTTTTTTACCGATATTTTTAGAATAGTATAAATCCAAAGTCGGATTCAAGTAATTGGAGGCACGATTGTGAACAGTTCCGTGCTCATTTTGTAGATTTCCCTGCGAGAAAACACTTTGTCCGTTTCCATTGCTGAAAGAATCACTAATATTTAAGTTCAGTTTGGCTTGAAAAGCATATTTTCCTGTTTCTGCATTGGTGTATCTTGCGGTAATGTTTTAGTCGGTGTATCCAAAATGGTCATTCTGTTGTTCAGCAGAGCGATAACGAAGATTATTTAGGTCGTATTCGTAGATTTTATCAACAATCCGGTTGTCGTAATCTCGGAGATTGATATTGTATTCCAATCCGAAATCATTTTTGCCTTTGGTATAATTTCCATAAGCAGAGCCATTTACAAAACCCGTTATAAAAGCCGAAGTAATATCTGCGCCGTAACTGTAGCCTTTTTCAGGATTTCTCGTCACAATATTGACCACAGTATCTGCTCTTGTCACAAACCTTGTTGGTGGAATGTCAAAATATTCAACCCTCACCACATTGGTTGGCGCAATGCTTTTAATTTGGTTGTCGCTTGCTTCGATTCCGTTTATCAAAAACAAGATTTTTCCGCCTTTAATGCTTGTTACGGTATTTGAAATCGGGTCTAATTGCAATTCGGGAAGCGTTGTCAATAAATCTTTGGAATGTCTCGCTTTTTCCAACGCTTCTTTGTCGAAAGTATAATTGGCGTGGTCGGAAAACTGCTTTTTCCGCTGTGCTTTAATTAAAACTTCCTGAATTTCTTTCGTTTTGATAATTGAATCGGAAGGTTTTACTTCTTGGGAATAGAAAGAAAGAGAGAAAAGCAGAACAACGGCAACGGTATTTTTTTTCATTAATCAAATTTA
The sequence above is a segment of the Chryseobacterium taklimakanense genome. Coding sequences within it:
- a CDS encoding decaprenyl-phosphate phosphoribosyltransferase, giving the protein MTKYLKLIRIEQWVKNLFVFLPLFFSGNIFETDLFLKSLYAFAVFSLTASSIYILNDYTDIEADKKHPEKKYRPLASGAIAKHNALFIVGFLILAVTGLLFFGAFFLKINIWKFGVIIIFYFLMNLAYTSRLKHVAIIDVTIVSMGFVLRVLAGGYATGIPISQWAILLTFVLALVLALGKRRGELINAQISGKTRRALDGYNVQFADIALSISVTLAIVSYLMFTVTPEVQERFGIRIFYTVIFVVFAFLRYLQQTLVYNRTESPTKIVYRDRYIQITIVLWAVSFMLLIYHKYLMG
- a CDS encoding FAD-binding oxidoreductase — translated: MKANFTQKVTNWGNYPIVEKEVKSEDSLQKIREFILKNNEIIARGNGRCYGDAALAEHIFSTRRLNKFISFDRLNGIIECESGVLLSEILEVIVPQGYFLYVTPGTKFITVGGAIASDVHGKNHHSEGCFSAWVTEFSIMNEKGTVLTCSRTENAELFWSTVGGMGLTGIILSAKLKLKNIETAYIKQESIKAENLDEIFKLFEESEDWTYNVAWIDCLQKGKNIGRSILMRGEHALKAELPTNLRENPLRLKQRFIPTIPFYLPAFVLNAFAVKLFNLLYFQKQRKKEMHSFVDYETFFYPLDIVSDWNKIYGKAGFIQYQMVIPKEKGKEGLKKILNVIANSGNGSFLAVLKLFGKNNPEAYNSFPLEGYTLALDFKMNNRLKKLVSELDAIVEEFGGRIYLTKDSMSRPSLTNYLQNVKNPKFVSLQQKRIIHNN
- a CDS encoding SDR family NAD(P)-dependent oxidoreductase gives rise to the protein MIVLGSNSDVAQAFVEKVLGEGEKFPKIYLFTSNTETTQKFAKHLEVKYLQNSEIVFLDLMQEVNYSNFDHISSPLLFCAAGYLGEGTDEGLYNLKNTERIIDINYAKLVPVLNYFVHKMESRRGGTIIALSSVAGDRGRQSNFIYGSAKAGFTAYLSGLRNYLFDKKVHVLTVKPGFMATKMTEGLPLNPKLTATPKQAAGSIYKAYKKRKNVAYVLPVWWLIMLIIKHIPEFIFKKLKL
- a CDS encoding HAD family hydrolase; protein product: MKKLYCFDFDGTLTYRDTMFLYLKSYDKKKFYRQFVKHTPLFILLKLGLIEAEKVKRSFISGVLKGEKKEKLELKAQKFFEEHYPQIIRKNALDFIENMDRENTESLIVTASVDLWVKPFADKFQIKLLATEAEFLNGIFTGNFATKNCNGREKVNRIKKEIENEKFDKIIAFGDTSGDREMLAFADESHFKFFH
- a CDS encoding cysteine desulfurase family protein, translating into MNTKVYLDNAATTPVEEEVINAMVEAMRLNYGNPSSTHSAGQEAKALIEGVRRNVARYLNVQPGEIIFTSCGTESNNLIIKSCVTHLGVERIISSPLEHKCVAEAVRDAKVRKGCEVVYLRPDHNGDISLQQLEEALQASDKKTLVSLMHANNEIGNILDIEKVGEICKKYGAYFHSDTVQTIGHLDLDFSKINIDFASCSAHKFHGPKGVGFAYIRKTSRIKPVILGGAQERELRAGTENVSGIVGLGKALDLCMTNLDRYANHMKEIKSYTAQKLRETIPGIKFNGHSEDLEKSLYTVLSALLPFKNPLIGLQLDMKGIAISQGSACSSGAAKPSMVMMMILQDDELENTTPLRISFSHHTTKADIDYFVEALQEIYQTSAIEKTNV
- the trxA gene encoding thioredoxin, with amino-acid sequence MALEITDNTFKELVLDSDKPVLVDFWAVWCGPCRMVGPIVEELANDFEGKAVVGKVDVDNNQQVSVDYGIRNIPTLLIFKNGEVVDKVVGVAPKEVLAEKLSAHL
- a CDS encoding site-specific integrase — translated: MNQSFNLLFYVRKAKTNSKGEAPIYLRMTIDGIVSEISTKRNINPSLWNSVGQKVNGNSEAVKSLNFYLKTFEQRIYDTYHELMKDKGHITCELLKNKLLGKEVRRRMLILIFQDHNDKMEKLVGKEYAKGTLGRYQTCMSHTKEFLKWKFKVSDIDIKKIDYAFLNDFEFYLRTEKSCNNNSAVKYLKNFGKIIRICLANGWLDKDPYLNYQSKFNEVTRVFLNEDELENLSTKDFKNERLSLVRDIFLFSCYTGLAYIDTQKLTHQNINLGLDGNKWIFTKRQKTKTTSNIPLLPQAESILEKYKDNKTCLNSGKLLPVLSNQKMNAYLKEIADLCGIEKELTYHIARHTFATTVTLSNGVSIESVSKMLGHKSIKTTQHYAKILDSKVSQDMGNLKLILQQKQETKKKEIKKLGT
- a CDS encoding TonB-dependent receptor domain-containing protein — translated: MTARYTNAETGKYAFQAKLNLNISDSFSNGNGQSVFSQGNLQNEHGTVHNRASNYLNPTLDLYYSKNIGKKDELSLNLVGSHYDTNSTQFDREWILNSNQDVFNNDMILKAKQNGIVAEVAHSHSFKKGKLNSGYRISNNSISNDLQNLAGNSNYTVNYLQQYLYTEYSGKKDKFTYRLGLGLTNIHNKSAETVTNNWSPTPKIVLGYQINKNQSIRFSSDYTLRSPSSQALSSNIVQVVPNITQFGNPLLKPYSLFYNSLQYRLNNKYFDMNVVVFHNYLPNSFSQFYIKTDNGFGLTYVNSELLEI
- a CDS encoding TonB-dependent receptor; its protein translation is MKKNTVAVVLLFSLSFYSQEVKPSDSIIKTKEIQEVLIKAQRKKQFSDHANYTFDKEALEKARHSKDLLTTLPELQLDPISNTVTSIKGGKILFLINGIEASDNQIKSIAPTNVVRVEYFDIPPTRFVTRADTVVNIVTRNPEKGYSYGADITSAFITGFVNGSAYGNYTKGKNDFGLEYNINLRDYDNRIVDKIYEYDLNNLRYRSAEQQNDHFGYTD